Genomic DNA from Rhodoferax mekongensis:
TTGCTGGCAGCGCTGGACATCAAGGGTGTGTGGCACCGCAACACGCTTATTTCTTTGCAAGTGGCAGTGAGTGACAACCTGCAAGACTGGACCCCGGTGCCCGTGAAGGGGCCGGTCTACCGCTTTGAAGGCGCCGAGCCGCCGGTGAACACCGTGTTGGAGCTGCAAGAGCCTTTGAGCGTGGAGGGACGCTACCTGCGGATCACTTGGCCGGGTCATACCGGCGTCAAGCTCGCCAGCCTCACAGGGCGGGTGGCCGGTTGGCGTCCTCCGGTGCCCGCAGTGCGCGCCGAGTTGGGGGCCGGTGTGGCCGATGGCGCGTCAGGCTTTGTCTGGTCTTTCCCGTTCGCTACGCCCTTGAGCGCGGTGCACCTGCACATGCTGCAGGGTGACGATCCTGTGCCCTTGCGCATCTCGGCCCGCGCCGACCCTGCACAGCCTTGGAAGCTACTGGCCTCAACCGTGGTGTACCGGCAAGACTTGCCGGGCGGATTGGGCAGCAACCCGCCACAAGCACTGCCGGATGCACAGATTGCGCAATTGCGCATAGAGGCCGGTAACGGCGTGCCTTTGCCGGCCGGCGGTTTGCGCCTGGCGGCAGAGCTGTCGCCCATGCAGGTTTTGTTTCTGGCCACAGGCCAAGGGCCCTACACCGTGGCAGCCGGCCGGGCCGGCACCGCGCAGGCTGCCGTGGAGCTGGAAAGCCTGATTCCCGGTCCTGCGATGGTGCCCGACATCGTGCCGCTGCGGCCGGTCAAGCAGCTGCGGGCCGTGCTGCCCGGGGCACCCCAGCTGTGGGCCGCA
This window encodes:
- a CDS encoding DUF3999 family protein; its protein translation is MQSLLHRCGMVVRRRWFAREIRPAAREIIESARCLLVSGLLLATMAAGAEPPSLAPRVSEFAWLGTVAGVESGSLVRIALPADALTRLQSRAGHDVRVLNAAGEVIPYAVTGGDGPVRQRHAVQTRAFSFTSTATQAIADLRTEVQLLAALDIKGVWHRNTLISLQVAVSDNLQDWTPVPVKGPVYRFEGAEPPVNTVLELQEPLSVEGRYLRITWPGHTGVKLASLTGRVAGWRPPVPAVRAELGAGVADGASGFVWSFPFATPLSAVHLHMLQGDDPVPLRISARADPAQPWKLLASTVVYRQDLPGGLGSNPPQALPDAQIAQLRIEAGNGVPLPAGGLRLAAELSPMQVLFLATGQGPYTVAAGRAGTAQAAVELESLIPGPAMVPDIVPLRPVKQLRAVLPGAPQLWAASLMPAHWKVRGPVLWAWFLVPLAVAMVAVWVLVRPTHRP